A single region of the Bacteroidales bacterium genome encodes:
- a CDS encoding HAMP domain-containing histidine kinase, whose protein sequence is MYKFLQYFKTFMNIQYPGSSKTNYTSDDIRRYNLVNYIALISGLTIIIYVIICSVLDFQLFRHAVFFLSICSITTFGIIFINKSGHYKFAKLFIAVFFPVFLTYFSTVIFSKNPGFHVFLLLSAFIPLFMWSSKEKKYFFIFIPINIFLYLIIEFFPPFFIAEINLPLEYITLLKSTNIIICFMCFGLAIGIYQVYANNKEKQLFNQKEKLRISQAHKDKIHSIIAHDIRGPVEGFSSITEYLIENYENFNDEKKMKFLNEINKSMNSIKSLLENLLDWSKAHSDLIKKNFTDIKVLVIIQDVIKLLNNQIKKKKIIIDIDITPEIQVNAYSHMVSTIFRNLIFNAIKYTPDNGNISISADKINSKVKFCIADSGVGMSESDIIKVFNFQKIYTTLGTNNEKGSGFGLLLCKEFIEKNNGEIWVETELGKGSKFYFTLNGSLKEENRQNII, encoded by the coding sequence ATGTATAAATTTTTACAATACTTTAAGACTTTTATGAATATCCAATATCCCGGTTCATCCAAAACCAATTATACAAGTGATGATATAAGGAGATATAATTTGGTAAATTATATTGCATTAATTTCAGGTTTAACAATAATTATTTATGTAATTATTTGTTCTGTATTGGATTTTCAATTATTCAGACATGCCGTTTTTTTTCTTTCAATTTGTTCCATTACAACATTTGGAATTATTTTTATCAATAAAAGCGGGCATTACAAATTTGCTAAATTATTTATTGCCGTTTTTTTTCCGGTTTTTTTGACATACTTTTCAACTGTGATTTTCAGTAAAAATCCCGGCTTTCATGTTTTTCTTCTTCTTTCTGCTTTTATACCTTTATTTATGTGGTCTTCAAAAGAGAAAAAATATTTCTTCATTTTTATTCCGATTAATATTTTTCTCTATTTAATAATTGAATTTTTTCCTCCGTTTTTTATTGCTGAAATAAACTTACCTTTAGAATATATAACTCTGTTAAAAAGCACAAATATCATAATTTGTTTTATGTGCTTTGGCTTAGCAATCGGAATTTATCAAGTTTATGCTAATAATAAGGAAAAACAATTATTTAATCAAAAAGAAAAATTAAGAATATCCCAAGCCCATAAAGACAAGATACATTCTATTATAGCACATGACATACGCGGCCCTGTTGAAGGATTTTCATCAATCACAGAATATCTCATTGAAAATTATGAAAATTTCAATGATGAGAAAAAGATGAAATTCCTTAATGAAATAAATAAAAGTATGAATTCCATAAAATCCTTATTAGAAAATTTACTGGATTGGTCGAAAGCTCATTCCGATTTAATTAAAAAAAATTTTACAGATATCAAAGTATTAGTAATTATTCAGGATGTAATCAAACTTCTTAACAATCAAATCAAAAAGAAAAAAATTATTATTGATATTGATATAACACCTGAAATTCAGGTTAATGCTTATTCGCATATGGTCTCAACCATATTTCGAAATCTAATTTTCAATGCAATTAAATACACACCTGACAACGGTAATATATCAATAAGTGCCGATAAAATCAATTCAAAAGTAAAATTTTGTATTGCCGATTCAGGTGTTGGCATGTCGGAATCTGATATAATAAAAGTCTTTAATTTTCAAAAAATATATACCACTTTAGGCACAAATAATGAGAAAGGAAGTGGTTTTGGCTTACTGCTTTGTAAAGAATTTATCGAAAAAAACAATGGTGAAATTTGGGTTGAGACCGAATTAGGTAAAGGAAGCAAGTTTTATTTCACATTAAACGGATCATTGAAAGAAGAAAACCGGCAAAATATTATTTAA
- the gatE gene encoding Glu-tRNA(Gln) amidotransferase subunit GatE, with protein MSKINPKKNYKATMKAIGFVDRKKATLKDYKRIGFKSGLEVHQQLKTKSKLFCRCPAGIYHDDDDYNAEVIRHMRPTLSELGEYDGTALMEFKTKKEIIYRLNNENACTYEVDDTPPFPIDKEALETALEISLLSKLNIVGEVHITRKQYLDGSIPTGFQRTAILGVEGEIQLKKKKVRLIQLSIEEDSCREISDVGHLRVYKTDRLGMPLIETVTYPDMETPDELAEAAEYIRFLNRSTGKVRTGIGAGREDVNVSCAGGSRVEIKGVAHNKRIPLLSHNEAFRQYALLNIKKLLKKNGVKKAKRKMSHKKIDFSHTELMSKPVKEVLNKGFKVMAINIPGFKGLLSHFTQPGKIFADEFVNRLKVIACIEKPNMTHSEELEPVLNDAELKKIADWLNAEEEDAQIILWGPEEDIPTAIETVEERILMAYDGVPEETRKSFADGTTIFERVLPGSDRMYPDTDSAPIPLSTGYIDGLRKNLPVDVSDRFKQMKKWGIPEDTHTYLLSKNMIPLIERINKNFGFNQKFIGCFIGQTFKNIEGKKPHHKKFSYDKIYGLFRYLKENDLEPGIAKYMISDVYDHPEIQFSSVLTGINYKKRNMEEVMAPIDFLNEKFKDIRTSDDEDADINWLMGQVHKQARGNIVLSYLRKEIKLKIR; from the coding sequence ATGAGCAAAATAAATCCCAAAAAGAATTACAAAGCCACGATGAAAGCTATCGGCTTTGTTGACAGGAAAAAGGCTACTCTAAAAGACTACAAAAGAATAGGCTTTAAATCCGGACTGGAAGTTCATCAGCAATTGAAAACCAAAAGCAAATTATTTTGCAGATGCCCTGCCGGAATTTACCATGATGATGACGATTACAATGCGGAAGTTATAAGACATATGCGCCCCACGCTCAGTGAATTGGGTGAGTACGACGGTACAGCATTGATGGAGTTCAAAACCAAAAAGGAAATTATATACAGATTGAATAATGAAAATGCTTGTACTTACGAGGTTGATGATACACCGCCTTTTCCCATAGACAAAGAAGCTTTGGAGACAGCTCTGGAGATTTCTTTGCTCTCAAAATTGAATATTGTAGGAGAAGTACATATCACCCGAAAACAATATCTTGACGGAAGTATTCCTACCGGCTTTCAAAGAACGGCAATTCTCGGTGTTGAGGGTGAGATACAATTAAAAAAAAAGAAAGTAAGATTAATTCAATTAAGTATTGAAGAAGACTCATGCAGAGAAATTTCTGATGTTGGACATCTTCGAGTTTATAAAACAGACCGTTTGGGAATGCCGCTTATTGAAACTGTAACATATCCCGATATGGAAACACCTGATGAATTAGCAGAAGCAGCTGAATATATTAGGTTTTTAAACAGGAGTACAGGAAAAGTAAGAACAGGAATCGGTGCAGGAAGAGAAGATGTTAATGTTAGTTGTGCAGGAGGCAGCCGAGTGGAAATCAAAGGAGTTGCCCATAACAAGCGAATTCCCTTGCTTTCTCATAACGAAGCTTTCAGGCAATATGCTTTACTGAATATAAAAAAATTGCTCAAAAAAAACGGTGTAAAAAAAGCTAAGCGAAAAATGTCTCATAAAAAAATTGACTTTTCTCATACTGAATTAATGAGCAAGCCGGTAAAAGAGGTTTTAAATAAAGGTTTTAAAGTAATGGCAATCAACATTCCCGGATTTAAAGGATTATTGTCTCATTTCACACAACCCGGAAAAATCTTTGCAGATGAATTCGTCAACAGATTGAAAGTGATAGCATGTATTGAGAAACCGAATATGACCCATTCAGAAGAATTGGAGCCGGTTCTTAATGATGCAGAGCTTAAAAAAATAGCTGATTGGTTGAATGCCGAAGAAGAAGATGCACAAATAATTCTTTGGGGACCGGAAGAAGATATCCCGACAGCAATCGAAACTGTTGAAGAGCGTATATTAATGGCTTATGACGGTGTACCTGAAGAAACCAGAAAATCATTTGCCGACGGTACAACAATCTTCGAAAGAGTCTTACCCGGAAGCGACAGAATGTATCCCGATACCGATTCGGCTCCCATACCTCTTTCTACCGGTTATATTGACGGTTTACGAAAGAATCTGCCTGTTGATGTTTCAGACCGTTTTAAACAAATGAAAAAATGGGGCATTCCTGAAGATACACATACATATTTGCTCAGTAAAAATATGATTCCTTTGATAGAAAGGATTAATAAAAATTTTGGTTTTAATCAAAAGTTTATCGGATGTTTTATTGGGCAAACTTTTAAAAATATTGAAGGTAAAAAACCACATCATAAAAAATTCTCTTACGATAAGATATACGGCTTATTCAGATATTTAAAAGAAAATGATTTGGAACCCGGTATTGCCAAATATATGATTTCAGATGTTTATGATCATCCCGAAATACAATTCAGTTCTGTATTGACCGGAATTAATTATAAAAAACGTAATATGGAAGAAGTTATGGCTCCTATTGATTTTCTTAATGAAAAATTCAAAGATATCAGAACTTCAGATGATGAAGATGCTGATATAAACTGGTTAATGGGACAAGTTCATAAACAAGCAAGAGGAAATATTGTATTGTCTTATTTAAGAAAGGAGATAAAATTGAAAATAAGATAA
- the gatD gene encoding Glu-tRNA(Gln) amidotransferase subunit GatD produces MAEDFFQGYKGDSLVILKKYNVRVWGQTEIDTSRGTFTGTVLPRAENDDDQHIVLKIETGYNIGIDISTINVMKETGYQKANYKIPEKEFPYSDDKPNVKLFGTGGTIASRLDYRTGAVIPAFSPGELYGAVPELADICNIDTEKLFAVFSENMGPVEYKILAKAIGKEIENGIDGIMIGHGTDTLHHTAAALSFMVQDSPVPIVLVGSQRSSDRPSSDAALNLIHASYAAGHGDIAETLVCMFGPTSDEYGFLHRGTRVRKMHSSYRSTFRTIGDTPVATVTGNGIMHIKKDYNQRRKDNKVKIMPYFNDKVTLFYYYPRMKPEIIDSLVDDGYKGIIIIGTGLGHVNKELYPALERATEKGVALFMTLQTIWGYSHMFVYDTGRDMMAMGVVPLGNMLPEVAWVKLGWALGQTEDIEEVKKIMLTPVNDEITEREPYNGYLVYQGGVPEVEGFVRKFRK; encoded by the coding sequence ATGGCAGAAGATTTTTTTCAAGGATATAAAGGGGATTCATTAGTGATATTAAAGAAATATAACGTAAGAGTTTGGGGACAAACAGAGATAGATACAAGCAGAGGAACTTTTACCGGAACCGTTTTACCTCGTGCCGAAAATGATGACGATCAACACATTGTATTGAAAATTGAAACCGGTTATAATATCGGTATAGATATTTCTACTATTAATGTAATGAAAGAAACCGGTTATCAAAAAGCAAATTATAAGATACCCGAAAAAGAGTTCCCGTATTCAGATGATAAACCTAATGTAAAACTTTTCGGAACCGGCGGAACTATTGCCTCTCGATTGGATTACAGAACCGGAGCAGTAATACCCGCATTTTCACCGGGCGAACTATACGGAGCAGTACCTGAATTAGCCGATATTTGTAATATTGATACCGAGAAATTATTTGCTGTCTTTAGTGAAAATATGGGACCGGTTGAATATAAGATACTTGCTAAAGCAATTGGAAAAGAAATTGAAAACGGTATTGACGGTATTATGATAGGACACGGAACAGACACTTTACACCATACTGCTGCTGCCCTCTCATTTATGGTGCAGGATTCACCGGTACCTATTGTACTTGTAGGATCGCAAAGATCATCAGACAGGCCTTCTTCAGATGCTGCTTTGAATCTTATTCATGCATCTTATGCGGCAGGACACGGAGATATTGCCGAAACTTTGGTTTGTATGTTCGGGCCGACTTCCGATGAATACGGTTTTTTGCATCGCGGAACCAGAGTTCGTAAAATGCACAGTTCATACAGATCAACTTTCAGAACAATCGGAGATACACCTGTTGCAACAGTTACAGGAAACGGAATAATGCACATAAAGAAAGATTATAATCAAAGACGTAAAGATAATAAGGTAAAAATTATGCCGTATTTTAATGATAAGGTGACTCTGTTCTATTATTACCCTCGCATGAAACCGGAGATTATTGATTCTTTAGTCGATGACGGATATAAAGGCATTATCATTATCGGAACCGGTCTCGGCCATGTTAACAAAGAGTTATATCCTGCTTTGGAGCGTGCAACTGAAAAAGGCGTTGCTTTATTTATGACTTTGCAAACTATTTGGGGCTATTCTCATATGTTTGTATATGATACAGGCAGAGATATGATGGCTATGGGTGTTGTGCCTCTCGGTAATATGTTGCCTGAAGTAGCATGGGTAAAACTCGGATGGGCACTCGGACAAACCGAAGATATAGAAGAAGTAAAAAAGATCATGCTCACTCCCGTTAATGATGAAATCACAGAACGTGAACCTTATAACGGTTATCTCGTTTACCAAGGAGGTGTTCCTGAAGTTGAAGGATTTGTAAGAAAATTCAGAAAGTAG
- a CDS encoding nucleoside deaminase, with product MSDFFTDEYFMKQALMQAKIAFEKNEVPVGAVIVYKDQIISRAHNLSETLNDATAHAEMQAITAASNMLGAKYLKDCTLYVTVEPCVMCAGASYWSQIGKIVYGTDDDKRGYSIFGKKIIHPRTEIIGGVLKQECAELISDFFYKIRQA from the coding sequence ATGTCCGATTTCTTTACAGATGAATACTTTATGAAGCAAGCACTGATGCAAGCAAAAATTGCATTTGAAAAGAATGAGGTTCCTGTCGGTGCAGTAATAGTTTATAAAGATCAAATTATTTCAAGAGCACATAATTTAAGCGAAACATTAAATGATGCTACAGCGCATGCTGAGATGCAGGCAATTACGGCAGCCTCTAACATGCTTGGTGCAAAATATTTAAAAGATTGTACTCTTTATGTTACAGTTGAGCCTTGTGTAATGTGTGCCGGAGCATCTTATTGGTCACAAATCGGGAAAATAGTTTACGGAACCGATGATGATAAAAGGGGTTACAGTATTTTTGGTAAGAAGATAATCCATCCTCGGACTGAAATTATCGGAGGTGTGTTAAAACAAGAATGTGCTGAATTGATAAGTGACTTTTTTTATAAAATCAGGCAGGCTTAA